Proteins encoded in a region of the Mercenaria mercenaria strain notata chromosome 1, MADL_Memer_1, whole genome shotgun sequence genome:
- the LOC123524951 gene encoding protein Star-like, which translates to MISEKSLILISRKMGVKKELLWFLIILVVAVLAVRISRRTHLPKETSQLENIYHKDRKESVQLENINYIDIMSKLNRDKIAFNDRTLISTVKKYYVQPPSMLPYNLSDPEIQNPSPGQTQFIDEYLNQKRNGFYVDCGAFDGEHLSNSLFLERYRNWTGILIEPNPTTYGLLRQKHRKAYSLNACLSTNKYPSLETFSTGKIHVLGKVLDDRYKMKKRAKNLIQVQCFPLYTILLAIGKMDIDYFSLDVEGAESGVLHTIPWDKLNIKMFSIEHNKWVGGKQHLKRYMDTKGYDFVKEIRVNVAPDFIFVRRKL; encoded by the exons ATGATTTCAGAAAAGAGTTTAATATTAATTTCTCGCAAGATGGGAGTTAAAAAAGAACTGTTGTGGTTTTTAATAATCTTAGTGGTGGCAGTCTTGGCAGTTAGGATATCAAGACGGACTCATCTTCCAAAGGAAACATCGCAGTtggaaaatatatatcataaagacAGGAAGGAGTCAGTACAAttggaaaatataaattatatagacATAATGTCAAAACTGAATAGAGATAAGATTGCCTTTAACGATAGAACATTGATATCTACCGTGAAGAAGTATTATGTACAACCTCCGTCTATGCTGCCATACAACCTTTCTGATCCTGAAATACAGAATCCGTCACCTGGGCAAACACAGTTCATAGACGAGTATTTGAATCAAAAG CGAAATGGATTTTATGTCGACTGTGGAGCTTTCGATGGTGAGCATTTATCAAACAGTTTGTTTCTTGAACGGTATCGCAACTGGACTGGGATTCTTATTGAACCTAACCCTACAACGTACGGTTTGCTGCGACAGAAACACAGAAAAGCTTATTCTCTAAATGCTTGTCTTTCAACAAACAAATATCCGTCACTT gAAACATTTTCCACCGGAAAGATACATGTTCTAGGAAAAGTTCTAGACGAtcgatataaaatgaaaaaaagagcaAAAAATCTGATCCAGGTGCAGTGTTTCCCACTTTATACAATATTGCTAGCAATTGGCAAGATGGATATCGATTATTTCAGCCTGGATGTTGAAGGAGCAGAGAGTGGTGTACTTCATACAATACCATGGGACAAACTTAATATTAAAATGTTCTCAATAGAGCACAACAAATGGGTTGGAGGGAAACAGCATTTGAAACGTTATATGGACACAAAAGGATATGATTTTGTGAAAGAAATTCGAGTTAATGTTGCTCCAGATTTCATATTTGTGAGAAGGAAACTCTAG